In one Platichthys flesus chromosome 3, fPlaFle2.1, whole genome shotgun sequence genomic region, the following are encoded:
- the LOC133942603 gene encoding ubiquilin-1-like — MSMRDELGALGGCQSTTDMIHVAVQSVSESRDFTVACDCTVRQLKQDLSDRAGASAEQLLLIHSGRVLTESQILSHLKGKSDSVSLCMIRRPQCSSAAADLSSETIHQERTDVLDPGHDNLTPSPTSPLCLVDSLGLATGKSGFFPALQHQMEKQLLDNPEMMRCVLGSPLVQSILSTSSPQITRQLILSNPQIQKLLETNPEARDMLNNPDIITEVLELVRNPDKIEEVMCNEDSAIDELKPEQDNPEPINGDSDGLQKTEAKIQEHDVNLSQTGGPQVVTISSGKQQAPKRERNQRPSFSSHSTDPLRKLTATPTADPNPHSTVTAGMQSLLEEITASPGLMESLLSGPYVSSLLNCLGQNQDLAAQMLLSHPLFSGNPELQQQMREQLPLFLQQMQSPELLSAMLNPRAMEALLQIQQGLQTLATEAPALIPMAGLGNTGASADVAPELESNSFLNSHSGNRPQVATVTEQQQQFVQQMLQALADNGVHREEAELQEELEHLSSMGFRDKQANLQALISTGGDLSTAIQHLLDL, encoded by the exons ATGTCTATGAGAGATGAGCTGGGAGCATTGGGTGGATGTCAGAGCACCACCGACATGATCCACGTTGCCGTTCAAAGTGTCAGTGAGAGCAGAGACTTCACGGTAGCATGCGACTGCACCGTCAGACAG ctgAAGCAGGATCTCTCAGATCGTGCGGGGGcctcagcagagcagctcctgCTGATCCACTCAGGCCGAGTCCTCACAGAGTCTCAGATCCTGAGTCACCTTAAAGGGAAGAGTGATTCTGTCAGCCTCTGCATGATCCGAAg GCCTCAATGTTCCTCTGCTGCCGCTGACCTGTCCTCGGAGACAATCCATCAAGAGCGCACAGACGTTCTCGACCCTGGTCATGACAACTTGACGCCATCTCCCACCTCTCCCCTCTGCCTGG TGGACAGTCTTGGCCTGGCGACAGGCAAGTCTGGCTTCTTCCCTGCACTCCAGCACCAGATGGAGAAGCAGCTGTTGGATAACCCAGAGATGATGCGCTGTGTCCTGGGCAGCCCTTTGGTGCAGAGCATACTCTCTACTTCCAGCCCCCAGATAACCAGACAGCTCATTCTGTCCAATCCTCAAATCCAGAAGCTCCTAGAGACAAATCCAGAGGCTAGAGACATGCTCAACAACCCTGACATCATCACAGAG GTGCTGGAGCTCGTCCGAAACCCTGACAAGATAGAGGAAGTGATGTGTAATGAAGACAGCGCAATAGACGAGTTGAAACCAGAGCAGGACAACCCTGAACCCATCAACGGGGACTCTGATGGCCTCCAGAAGACCGAAGCAAAAATacaggaacatgatgtcaaTCTGTCACAG aCAGGAGGACCCCAAGTGGTGACTATCTCATCTGGGAAACAACAGGCCcccaaaagagaaagaaaccagAGGCCATCGTTCTCCAGTCACTCCACAGATCCTCTCAGAAAACTGACTGCCACACCCACAGCTGACCCGAACCCTCACAGCACTGTCACTGCAG GCATGCAGTCCCTGCTGGAGGAGATCACGGCCAGTCCTGGTCTGATGGAGAGCCTTCTCTCTGGGCCGTACGTCAGCAGCCTTCTGAACTGCCTCGGCCAAAACCAGGATCTGGCTGCACAG atgCTGTTGAGCCACCCATTGTTCTCAGGGAatcctgagctgcagcagcagatgagagAGCAGCTCCCTCTATTCCTGCAACAG ATGCAGAGTCCGGAGCTGCTGTCGGCCATGTTGAACCCCAGAGCCATGGAGGCTCTGCTACAGATCCAGCAGGGACTACAAACTCTGGCTACAGAAGCTCCCGCCCTCATACCTAT GGCTGGACTGGGGAACACTGGAGCCAGTGCTGATGTTGCCCCTGAGCTCGAGTCCAACTCTTTCCTGAACAGCCACTCAGGAAATCGTCCTCAGGTTGCCACggtgacagagcagcagcagcagtttgtgcaGCAGATGCTGCAGGCGCTGGCTGATAATGGG GTCCATCGTGAGGAGGCGGAGCTccaagaggagctggagcaccTGAGCTCAATGGGCTTCAGAGACAAGCAGGCGAACCTTCAGGCCCTCATCAGCACAGGAGGAGACCTCAGCACGGCCATACAACATCTGCTCGACCTCTGA
- the LOC133942624 gene encoding probable gluconokinase, with translation MIYIIMGVSGCGKSNLAAHLSEKLGWILHEGDDFHPQENVEKMAQGEPLTDEDRFPWLLRLHEVIQRERCSGSDALVTCSALKRLYRQIMLHGSRAFDHDILPPVAPDVFFLFLHGDYSLIHQRMVARRGHYMKADLLRSQFDALEPPLDEENVLSLDISKSITDLGSEVEQHIIGLKSSPVVL, from the exons ATGATCTACATCATAATGGGAGTCTCAGGCTGTGGAAA AAGCAACTTGGCGGCACATCTTTCAGAAAAG CTGGGCTGGATACTGCATGAAGGGGATGATTTCCACCCACAGGAGAACGTTGAGAAGATGGCTCAGGGTGAGCCGCTCACAGATGAG GACAGATTTCCTTGGCTCCTGCGACTACATGAAGTAATTCAGAG agaaAGATGCTCAGGCTCAGATGCTCTGGTGACGTGCTCCGCCCTGAAGCGTCTCTACAGGCAGATCATGCTGCACGGCTCCAGAGCCTTCGACCACGACATCCTGCCTCCCGTCGCTCCCGAtgtctttttcctcttcctacATGGGGACTACAGTCTCATTCACCAGAGGATGGTGGCCCGCAGGGGACATTACATGAAAGCCGACCTGCTGCGCTCCCAGTTTGATGCCTTAGAGCCTCCGCTGGATGAAGAGAATGTGTTGTCTCTGGACATCAGCAAGAGCATCACTGATCTAGGCTCAGAGGTCGAGCAGCACATTATCGGCCTCAAGTCGTCCCCAGTGGTGCTGTAa